One Catalinimonas alkaloidigena DNA window includes the following coding sequences:
- the rbfA gene encoding 30S ribosome-binding factor RbfA, whose amino-acid sequence MESQRQQKFARLLQRDLATIFQQDSKHWFDGAFITVTSVRVSPDLSVAKVYLSFLLTKDPQGLLERIEERNKQIRHQLAARIKNQVRIIPELRFYPDDTAEYASHIDSLLDKLDIPPEENDEDVNRTRTDRNE is encoded by the coding sequence ATGGAAAGCCAGCGACAACAGAAATTTGCGAGATTGCTCCAGCGGGATTTGGCTACCATTTTCCAACAAGATAGTAAGCATTGGTTCGATGGGGCGTTTATCACGGTGACTAGCGTGCGCGTGAGCCCCGATCTCAGTGTGGCCAAAGTCTACCTTAGCTTCCTGCTAACAAAAGATCCACAGGGCCTTTTGGAACGCATCGAAGAGCGGAATAAACAGATCCGTCATCAACTGGCGGCTCGTATCAAAAACCAAGTCCGCATCATTCCCGAGTTACGTTTTTACCCGGATGATACCGCTGAATACGCTTCGCACATCGACTCTCTCCTAGACAAGCTGGACATTCCACCGGAGGAAAATGATGAAGACGTTAACCGCACCCGCACGGACCGAAACGAGTAG
- a CDS encoding ABC transporter permease, with the protein MQLPLFVAKRYFFSRKKKSFISIISVISMLGVAVGVTALVVALSVFNGLEDMIRRLYGTFDPEIKISAAEGKSFEIDSAMLEQLRTAEGVRYVTEVIEDNALMRYRDAHMVVKVKGVSDNFTKQARLDSALVSGQLVLSKADTNYAIVGLGVQYALNIVLDNHFYPLQLWHPKKTRQVGLSPESAFTRMNIRPGGVFSIEQHFDDNYVFVPLSFAEALTSYGNRRTSLEIQTEPGSDLEAVQKRLKALLGDAFLVQNSDEQHASLIRAIRVERLFVFLTFAFILGIASFNIFFSLSMLAIEKKHDVAVFYALGATPGFIRRLFMNEGALIAFTGAAIGLVGGLIFCLLQQHYGIISMGMQTSILDAYPIKIQWEDFVFSALLIIVITLLATYRPASQAASTSLLELQV; encoded by the coding sequence ATGCAACTGCCCCTGTTTGTCGCCAAACGCTACTTCTTTTCCCGCAAGAAAAAGAGCTTCATCAGCATCATCTCGGTGATTTCCATGCTGGGGGTCGCCGTGGGCGTTACGGCGCTGGTGGTGGCGTTGTCGGTATTCAATGGGCTTGAGGACATGATCCGCCGCCTGTACGGCACGTTCGATCCGGAAATTAAAATCAGCGCGGCCGAAGGCAAGTCGTTTGAAATAGACAGCGCCATGCTCGAGCAACTTCGCACGGCCGAGGGCGTACGGTACGTCACAGAAGTGATCGAAGACAATGCGCTGATGCGCTACCGCGACGCCCACATGGTCGTGAAGGTGAAGGGCGTCAGCGACAACTTCACCAAACAGGCCCGCCTCGACTCGGCGCTGGTGAGCGGGCAACTGGTCCTATCCAAAGCCGATACCAACTATGCCATCGTAGGGTTAGGCGTGCAGTACGCGCTGAACATAGTGCTCGACAATCACTTTTATCCGCTGCAACTCTGGCACCCCAAGAAAACCCGACAGGTGGGCCTGAGTCCCGAAAGCGCCTTCACCCGGATGAACATCCGGCCAGGCGGCGTTTTTTCGATCGAACAGCATTTCGACGATAACTACGTGTTTGTGCCCCTCAGCTTCGCCGAGGCGCTCACGAGCTACGGCAACCGACGTACTTCCTTGGAGATTCAGACAGAACCGGGGAGCGACCTGGAGGCGGTGCAGAAACGCCTCAAAGCCTTACTCGGCGACGCCTTTCTGGTGCAAAACTCCGATGAGCAGCACGCCAGCCTGATCCGCGCCATCCGGGTCGAACGCCTGTTTGTGTTTCTGACCTTTGCGTTTATTCTGGGTATCGCCTCGTTCAACATTTTCTTCTCCTTAAGCATGCTTGCCATCGAAAAGAAGCACGACGTGGCGGTCTTTTATGCACTGGGCGCAACGCCCGGCTTCATCCGTCGCCTTTTTATGAACGAAGGGGCGCTCATCGCCTTCACGGGCGCGGCCATCGGTCTGGTAGGGGGCTTGATCTTCTGCCTTTTGCAACAGCATTACGGCATTATTTCCATGGGCATGCAGACTTCCATTTTAGACGCCTACCCCATCAAAATCCAGTGGGAAGACTTTGTTTTTTCTGCGTTGCTGATCATCGTCATCACGTTGCTGGCTACGTACCGCCCCGCCTCCCAGGCAGCCAGTACGTCCCTACTCGAACTGCAGGTTTGA
- a CDS encoding DUF6427 family protein, whose amino-acid sequence MISFFKTISPLRLVALLVILVGLRLPWLLGTTPLTVTEVGWMVVGEKVSHGAVMYRDVWDTTAPLASVVYGLLHTLFGKSQLAFQWAALVLVAVQAFLFNRYMDQDDVYPDRTSLPGLMYVLVSSLFFDFLTLSPALMAVTFLLPALHRVFRHIRLGLEDDDLFFIGLFVGIAALFHLPILVFLALPILAFLLYSGTTARQYVLILIGAALPIAIAFLYYYWYDAALLFYRNYWATLLSLASVNFAEYQTLAIIFGIPVLLMLAGALMMSGNHQYTNYQSICQQIMVMWVIGGVAVIFFDYRRTPSQFMVLVPAAAYFITHVFVLARKRWQYEAGFGVLVLAVVASLYGPQWMSAEALGPLDDYLVERSEDPARDIASGKRVLVLGDALVAYQDHALATPYLDWNLAKKHLHGLDTYRAVVDVYENFVNDPPDVIIDQEEMVPQLFFRIPTLREQYQPSGQPGVYVRTQTAARGL is encoded by the coding sequence GTGATCAGCTTCTTTAAAACAATCTCGCCCCTGCGTCTGGTAGCGCTTCTGGTAATTCTGGTGGGGCTCCGGCTGCCGTGGCTTCTGGGCACGACGCCCCTGACCGTGACCGAAGTAGGTTGGATGGTGGTGGGTGAAAAAGTAAGCCACGGGGCCGTAATGTACCGCGACGTATGGGATACCACCGCCCCGCTGGCCAGTGTGGTCTATGGCCTGCTGCATACGCTGTTCGGCAAGTCGCAGCTGGCGTTCCAGTGGGCGGCGCTGGTGCTGGTGGCCGTGCAGGCGTTTCTGTTCAATCGCTACATGGACCAAGACGACGTGTATCCGGACCGCACTTCGCTGCCGGGCCTGATGTACGTATTGGTCAGCAGTCTCTTCTTCGATTTTCTGACGCTCTCGCCCGCGCTGATGGCCGTCACGTTTCTGCTTCCGGCGCTGCACCGCGTTTTCCGCCACATACGACTGGGACTCGAAGACGACGATCTGTTTTTCATCGGCCTGTTTGTAGGCATTGCGGCGCTGTTTCACCTGCCCATTCTGGTGTTTCTGGCGTTGCCCATTTTAGCTTTTCTGCTTTATTCAGGCACTACCGCCCGGCAATACGTCCTGATTCTGATCGGTGCTGCGCTGCCCATTGCCATTGCCTTTCTGTACTACTATTGGTACGATGCGGCCCTACTCTTCTATCGAAACTATTGGGCCACGTTGTTATCGCTGGCCTCGGTGAACTTTGCCGAATACCAGACGCTGGCGATCATTTTCGGTATTCCGGTGCTGCTCATGCTGGCAGGTGCGCTGATGATGAGCGGCAACCATCAGTACACCAATTACCAGAGCATCTGCCAGCAGATTATGGTAATGTGGGTGATCGGTGGCGTGGCCGTGATCTTTTTCGATTACCGGCGAACGCCGTCGCAGTTCATGGTGCTGGTGCCTGCGGCCGCTTATTTCATCACGCACGTATTTGTGCTGGCCCGGAAGCGGTGGCAGTACGAAGCCGGATTCGGCGTGCTGGTGCTGGCGGTGGTGGCGTCGCTGTACGGACCTCAATGGATGAGCGCAGAGGCGTTGGGCCCCCTGGACGATTACCTGGTGGAGCGAAGCGAAGATCCGGCCCGCGACATTGCATCTGGCAAGCGTGTACTCGTGTTGGGCGATGCGCTGGTTGCTTATCAGGATCATGCGCTGGCCACGCCTTACCTCGACTGGAATCTGGCGAAAAAGCATTTACACGGGCTGGACACCTACCGGGCGGTGGTAGACGTGTACGAAAATTTCGTGAACGATCCGCCCGACGTCATCATCGACCAGGAAGAAATGGTCCCGCAGTTGTTCTTCCGCATCCCAACGCTACGCGAACAGTACCAGCCATCCGGCCAACCGGGGGTGTACGTGCGCACGCAAACGGCCGCCAGAGGATTATAA
- a CDS encoding DEAD/DEAH box helicase has translation MHVSKAKPFQIIYSLYGHEYLGYLIESFVVQKDDHGRLTLQHQNISAKNAPEFAEGLDETDFRLIELMDQIQHDTIVKTFSPKKISTTDFYLKVYDPEKGDKALQERIDAFIETRKSEILPLLRDKMIFEMGNDGEPTWRQVYMSEEKATVLFHFRRNEDNTHYFPTIKYKGEKLDFQYKNAMIVCREPAWMLLGNCLYDFEKNVDGNKLKPFLNKKFITIPRKVEEMYFKKFVAPLVESYDVYAKGFEITCDELQPEPVLMFSEMTDSNGNDGELEFTLCYAYGAFTFEADPQQPVSVAVETVGDSYVFHRIRRKKACEQAVVEKLKTLGLNFGTGNRHRVPRQEGFQWLADHVEALREQGYTIRQQQQDDKRYFLGKSSINLEITENRDWFDIHAIVRFGDFEVAFLKLRNLILQKKREFTLPNGEVAVIPEEWFVRYSELLAFTEEQRNGHVSENLKLQKHHLALIKELEQGNLAQVTISRKLEKLREFEQIEDVPLPQGFNGTLRPYQKAGYNWMLFLNKYRFGGCLADDMGLGKTVQTLALLQQQKEAGVEQASLLVLPTSLIYNWEVEARRFTPELRIFTYIGTSREKDISIFQNYDVILTSYGIARIDIDLLKQYFFNYVILDESQAIKNPSSNIARAVRKFNARNRLILTGTPLENSTMDLWSQISFVNPGLLGNQHFFRHEFLNPIEKKHDEVKTQRLYNIIKPFVLRRHKSQVARELPEKVDHVQYCDMSETQQKIYEESKSYYRNKILDYIEHNGVSQSQLLLLQGLTALRQLANHPRMIDEGYEGDSGKMEDVIYKLESILGENHKVLIFSQFVKHLQILKSRLDKKKIKYAYLDGSTKDRQAQVEKFQENEKLQIFLISLKAGGVGLNLTAADYVFILDPWWNPAIEAQAIDRAHRIGQERKVFTYKFITRDTVEEKILALQHDKRKLASELITTEESFVKSLSKEDIMSILV, from the coding sequence ATGCACGTATCTAAAGCCAAGCCATTTCAGATCATTTATTCGCTCTATGGCCACGAGTACCTCGGTTACCTGATCGAATCGTTCGTGGTGCAAAAAGATGATCATGGTCGGCTCACCCTCCAGCATCAGAACATCTCGGCGAAAAACGCTCCCGAATTTGCCGAGGGCCTCGACGAAACCGACTTTCGGTTGATCGAACTAATGGACCAGATCCAGCACGATACCATCGTCAAGACGTTCTCTCCGAAAAAAATTTCCACGACCGATTTTTACCTGAAGGTGTACGATCCTGAAAAAGGCGACAAAGCGCTTCAGGAACGCATCGACGCCTTTATCGAAACCCGCAAATCGGAAATTCTGCCGCTGCTCCGCGACAAAATGATCTTCGAGATGGGCAACGACGGCGAACCGACCTGGCGGCAGGTGTATATGTCGGAAGAAAAGGCCACGGTGTTGTTCCACTTTCGGCGGAACGAGGACAACACGCACTATTTCCCGACGATCAAGTACAAAGGCGAAAAGCTCGATTTTCAGTACAAAAATGCGATGATCGTGTGCCGGGAACCGGCCTGGATGCTGCTGGGAAACTGCCTGTACGACTTTGAGAAAAACGTAGATGGCAACAAGCTGAAGCCTTTCCTCAACAAGAAGTTTATCACCATTCCGCGGAAGGTGGAAGAGATGTACTTCAAAAAATTCGTGGCACCGCTCGTAGAGTCGTACGACGTTTACGCCAAGGGCTTTGAGATCACGTGTGATGAACTTCAGCCCGAGCCGGTCCTTATGTTTTCGGAAATGACCGACAGCAACGGCAACGACGGCGAACTGGAGTTTACGCTCTGCTATGCGTACGGAGCGTTTACGTTCGAGGCCGATCCGCAGCAGCCGGTGAGCGTGGCCGTCGAGACGGTAGGCGACTCGTACGTTTTCCACCGCATTCGCCGCAAGAAGGCGTGCGAACAAGCAGTGGTCGAAAAGCTCAAGACCCTGGGCCTGAATTTCGGGACGGGTAACCGCCACCGCGTGCCTCGACAGGAAGGTTTTCAGTGGCTGGCCGATCACGTAGAGGCACTGCGGGAGCAAGGCTACACCATCCGCCAGCAACAGCAGGACGACAAGCGTTACTTCCTCGGCAAATCGTCGATCAACCTGGAAATCACCGAGAACCGCGACTGGTTCGACATCCACGCCATTGTGCGCTTCGGCGACTTTGAAGTGGCGTTTCTGAAACTGCGGAACCTGATTTTGCAGAAAAAACGGGAGTTTACGCTGCCCAACGGCGAAGTGGCGGTGATTCCGGAAGAGTGGTTCGTTCGCTACTCAGAGCTACTGGCCTTTACGGAAGAGCAGCGAAACGGACACGTTTCCGAAAACCTGAAGTTGCAGAAACATCACCTGGCGCTGATCAAAGAACTGGAACAGGGCAACCTGGCGCAGGTAACCATCAGCCGCAAGCTGGAAAAGCTGCGTGAATTCGAACAGATCGAAGATGTTCCTCTGCCACAGGGCTTTAACGGCACGTTGCGGCCTTACCAGAAGGCGGGCTACAACTGGATGCTCTTCCTGAACAAGTACCGGTTCGGGGGCTGTCTGGCCGACGACATGGGCCTGGGCAAAACCGTGCAGACGCTGGCGCTGCTCCAGCAACAGAAAGAAGCGGGTGTGGAACAGGCGTCGCTCCTGGTGCTGCCCACGTCGCTCATCTACAACTGGGAAGTGGAAGCGCGCCGCTTTACGCCCGAACTGCGCATCTTTACCTACATTGGAACCTCACGCGAAAAGGACATCTCGATTTTCCAGAATTACGACGTCATTCTGACTTCATATGGCATCGCGCGCATCGACATTGACCTCCTCAAGCAGTACTTCTTCAACTACGTGATTCTGGACGAATCGCAGGCCATCAAAAACCCGTCGTCAAACATCGCGCGGGCGGTGCGGAAGTTCAACGCACGCAATCGCCTGATTCTGACGGGGACGCCGCTCGAAAACAGCACGATGGACCTCTGGTCGCAAATCAGCTTCGTAAACCCGGGTCTGCTGGGCAACCAACATTTCTTCCGGCACGAGTTCCTGAATCCGATCGAGAAGAAACACGACGAGGTGAAGACGCAGCGGCTCTACAACATCATCAAACCGTTTGTGCTCCGTCGGCACAAGTCGCAGGTCGCCCGCGAACTGCCCGAAAAGGTGGACCACGTGCAGTATTGCGACATGAGCGAGACGCAACAGAAGATTTACGAGGAATCGAAATCGTATTACCGCAACAAAATTCTCGATTACATCGAGCACAACGGCGTGTCGCAGTCGCAACTGCTGCTGCTGCAAGGCCTCACCGCCCTGCGTCAACTGGCCAATCACCCACGCATGATCGACGAGGGCTACGAAGGAGATTCGGGCAAGATGGAAGACGTGATCTACAAACTGGAAAGCATCCTGGGCGAAAATCACAAGGTGCTCATCTTCAGCCAGTTTGTAAAACATCTGCAAATCCTGAAAAGCCGCCTGGACAAGAAAAAGATCAAATACGCTTACCTGGACGGCAGCACGAAAGACCGGCAAGCGCAGGTAGAGAAATTTCAGGAAAACGAAAAGTTGCAGATCTTCCTGATCTCGCTAAAGGCCGGGGGCGTGGGCCTGAACCTCACCGCCGCCGACTACGTGTTCATTCTCGATCCGTGGTGGAATCCTGCCATTGAGGCGCAGGCCATCGACCGTGCGCACCGCATCGGACAGGAACGGAAGGTGTTTACCTACAAATTCATCACCCGCGACACGGTAGAAGAGAAAATTCTCGCCCTGCAACACGACAAGCGCAAACTCGCCAGCGAACTGATCACCACGGAAGAGTCGTTCGTCAAAAGCCTGAGTAAGGAAGACATCATGTCTATCTTGGTTTGA
- a CDS encoding energy transducer TonB, with translation MRFWLAAFFAFTLLVRIDVHAQTSSAVSTEISTDTVLRVVDEMPEPVGGKAAFGNYLSKTLTYPKLARKEKIQGRVFVEFIVEKDGSLTNARIVKGIGGGCDEEALKAINASSPWIPGKHEGTLTRVRMIIPITFTL, from the coding sequence ATGCGCTTCTGGCTCGCTGCTTTTTTCGCCTTTACACTTTTGGTACGGATTGATGTACATGCGCAAACGAGTAGCGCGGTAAGTACAGAAATTTCTACGGACACCGTCTTACGAGTAGTTGACGAAATGCCTGAGCCTGTTGGCGGCAAAGCCGCCTTTGGTAACTACCTAAGTAAGACGCTTACTTATCCCAAACTAGCTCGCAAAGAGAAAATACAGGGTAGGGTATTTGTGGAATTTATTGTTGAGAAAGACGGCTCGCTCACCAACGCACGTATAGTCAAAGGAATCGGTGGCGGGTGCGACGAAGAAGCACTAAAAGCCATCAACGCTTCTTCGCCCTGGATTCCTGGTAAACATGAGGGCACTCTCACGCGCGTCCGGATGATCATTCCCATTACGTTCACTTTGTAA
- a CDS encoding class I SAM-dependent methyltransferase, whose amino-acid sequence MQYESLKTNLNDLFGTTGFYRKILYFLLDLLLLRSWHIHKEIKLWGRKLRKQSIHILDAGTGFGQNAWYLSRVSDKWSVLAVDVKEDQVCSCNSFFHQSGVDNVFCKTQDLNDLDRPDSFDLELSVDVLTYIQDDVQVLTNMYRALKPGGMLLICSPSRQAGTSTLDGADAMQLDSRIRPGYDKQELREKLCAAGFRKIAMRYIYGRAGRLSWLLSMKYPATLLQRSSAFLWLLIPYYMVVYPFCFVLNWLDMRWNHRSGMGLLVKAWK is encoded by the coding sequence ATGCAATACGAAAGTCTGAAGACCAACCTGAACGACCTATTTGGGACTACAGGTTTCTATCGAAAAATTCTCTACTTTCTGCTCGACCTGCTGCTGCTCCGTTCCTGGCACATCCACAAGGAGATCAAGCTGTGGGGTAGAAAGTTGCGCAAGCAGTCCATTCACATTTTGGATGCCGGCACCGGTTTTGGGCAGAACGCCTGGTACCTGAGCCGCGTGAGCGACAAATGGAGTGTACTGGCGGTGGATGTAAAAGAAGACCAGGTCTGTTCCTGTAACTCTTTCTTCCACCAATCCGGGGTCGACAATGTGTTTTGTAAAACACAGGACCTGAACGACCTGGACCGCCCCGATTCGTTCGACCTGGAGTTGTCAGTCGACGTACTGACCTACATTCAGGACGACGTACAGGTGCTTACCAACATGTACCGCGCGCTTAAACCCGGCGGGATGCTGCTGATTTGCAGCCCCTCGCGGCAAGCCGGCACGTCGACGCTCGACGGCGCAGACGCCATGCAACTCGACTCCCGGATTCGTCCCGGGTACGACAAGCAGGAGTTGCGCGAAAAACTGTGCGCGGCGGGCTTCCGCAAAATTGCGATGCGCTACATCTACGGCCGGGCCGGACGCCTTTCGTGGCTGCTTTCCATGAAGTACCCCGCCACGCTGCTCCAGCGTTCCTCGGCGTTTCTGTGGCTGCTGATTCCCTACTACATGGTGGTCTATCCGTTCTGCTTCGTGTTGAACTGGCTGGACATGCGCTGGAACCACCGCAGTGGCATGGGACTGCTGGTCAAAGCCTGGAAATAA
- a CDS encoding NTP transferase domain-containing protein, producing the protein MKSHAKHAKLTRPHLGEFGRNELAILGTPCGNIQTLVRQLTEALAKQWKVAYVDADHQSADEAVPDPTSVLTYGGAAGYTDKIQFGQFQYAVQPNAHHQKRFFREMDLVVVNGNHFPAQSQIVVIDPKKSLEKKLEKLTDVRLILLAEGVEAVPDYLQAYLPHWAELPLYRLSEIEKISAWVSEFVVNAVPPLHGLVLVGGRSTRMQEDKSQIAYRGTAHRRYLAEQLASVCDQVFLSCRPDQVGELEDSFPALPDTFSGLGPYGAILTAFQSNPNAAWLVVACDLPFADASVFAHLKKQRDPSKVATAFLNPDTAFPDPLLTLWEPKSYPILLDFLSQGYSCPRKVLINSDCHVLPVPHANALHNANEPAERDEAMKTLQR; encoded by the coding sequence ATGAAATCACATGCGAAACACGCCAAACTGACCCGCCCCCACCTCGGCGAATTCGGCCGAAACGAACTGGCGATCCTGGGCACACCGTGCGGCAACATCCAAACGTTGGTCCGGCAACTGACCGAAGCACTGGCGAAACAATGGAAAGTCGCTTATGTCGATGCCGATCACCAAAGCGCCGATGAAGCAGTCCCTGATCCTACTTCCGTGTTGACGTACGGCGGAGCGGCAGGATACACAGATAAAATTCAGTTTGGACAATTCCAGTACGCTGTACAGCCCAACGCGCATCACCAGAAACGCTTCTTCCGGGAGATGGATCTGGTCGTGGTCAATGGGAATCACTTTCCGGCCCAAAGCCAGATTGTGGTGATCGATCCGAAGAAATCGCTCGAAAAGAAGCTGGAAAAATTGACCGATGTACGCCTGATTCTGTTGGCAGAAGGAGTAGAAGCGGTTCCCGACTATCTGCAGGCCTATCTGCCCCACTGGGCGGAATTGCCGCTTTATCGGTTATCGGAAATAGAAAAAATAAGCGCTTGGGTTAGTGAATTTGTAGTAAATGCCGTCCCGCCGCTGCACGGACTGGTTTTGGTGGGCGGACGCAGCACGCGCATGCAGGAGGACAAGAGCCAGATCGCCTACCGAGGCACGGCCCACCGCCGGTATCTGGCTGAACAATTAGCGTCCGTATGCGATCAGGTTTTCCTTTCGTGTCGCCCCGATCAAGTTGGAGAATTGGAGGATTCGTTTCCGGCACTGCCCGACACGTTTTCGGGCTTAGGACCCTACGGTGCAATCCTGACGGCGTTCCAATCGAACCCGAATGCGGCGTGGTTGGTGGTGGCGTGTGACCTGCCCTTTGCCGATGCGTCCGTCTTTGCGCACCTGAAAAAACAACGCGATCCGAGCAAAGTCGCCACTGCATTTCTGAATCCCGATACGGCCTTTCCCGATCCGCTCCTGACCCTCTGGGAACCGAAGAGTTACCCCATTCTGCTAGACTTTCTGAGCCAGGGCTATTCCTGCCCGCGCAAGGTGCTGATCAACTCCGATTGCCACGTCCTTCCGGTTCCACACGCCAATGCGCTGCACAACGCCAACGAACCCGCCGAACGCGACGAGGCCATGAAGACGCTTCAACGTTAG
- the moaC gene encoding cyclic pyranopterin monophosphate synthase MoaC, with protein MASSEFSHVDATGNPTMVDVGQKQVTRREATAQAVVVLGDEIMRHLQNDEIHTKKGPVFQTAIIAGTMAVKRTSDLIPFCHPLPVEKCKLDIRVNAQREVVITCTVGVTAKTGVEMEALTGASVAALTVYDMCKALSHDIVIRETKLMEKTGGKQDFTRS; from the coding sequence ATGGCTTCTTCCGAATTTTCGCACGTAGACGCAACCGGTAACCCCACGATGGTCGATGTAGGCCAGAAGCAGGTGACCCGGCGGGAAGCCACGGCCCAGGCGGTCGTGGTGTTGGGTGACGAAATTATGCGTCACTTGCAAAACGACGAAATTCATACGAAAAAAGGCCCAGTGTTTCAGACGGCCATCATCGCCGGCACCATGGCCGTAAAACGCACGTCCGACCTGATTCCCTTCTGCCATCCCCTGCCCGTGGAGAAGTGCAAGCTAGACATCCGGGTGAACGCACAGCGCGAAGTCGTCATTACCTGCACGGTCGGCGTCACGGCCAAAACCGGGGTAGAGATGGAAGCGCTCACCGGCGCGTCGGTGGCGGCGCTCACGGTCTACGACATGTGCAAGGCGCTTTCGCACGACATCGTGATCCGGGAAACGAAGTTGATGGAAAAAACAGGCGGCAAACAAGACTTTACACGTTCATGA
- a CDS encoding molybdopterin molybdotransferase MoeA: MISVTEALQIILNHAPRASVVTLPLELAVGRILREPVSADRDFPPFDRVTMDGIAFTWQPTPRRLRVEGRQLAGAPQGQLQDRANGCLEVMTGTVLPQNADTVVRYEDVTLQEEAESVWADVQVWPERAGQNVHRQGSDRSQHDVLLEPGVRLSPAEIAVAATVGKAEVQVSHMPRVALIATGDELVEVTQAPAPHQIRQSNSHALQAALHQEGIGAERYHLRDDYDALKTQLRALLEAHDLLILSGGVSKGTSDFVPDVLADLGVQRHFHRLAQRPGQPIWFGTTASGKVVFALPGNPVSTFFCFYRYVRPWLYRHLGVDFPTEYAQLTVEVSFKPALTYLLPVRVNSSPNGVLLAVPLAGQGSGDLANLSQCDGFLELPPDQDTFPAGASFPFFRFRRL, translated from the coding sequence ATGATCTCGGTTACGGAAGCCCTCCAGATTATACTGAACCATGCGCCCCGCGCTTCGGTGGTGACTTTGCCGCTGGAGCTTGCTGTGGGCCGCATCCTGCGCGAACCCGTGTCGGCCGACCGCGATTTCCCGCCGTTCGATCGGGTGACGATGGACGGCATTGCGTTCACCTGGCAACCGACGCCTCGGCGGCTCCGCGTGGAAGGCCGGCAACTGGCCGGTGCGCCACAAGGGCAATTGCAAGATCGAGCGAACGGTTGCCTGGAGGTAATGACGGGGACAGTACTGCCGCAGAACGCCGACACGGTGGTGCGCTACGAAGACGTCACCTTGCAGGAAGAAGCGGAAAGCGTCTGGGCCGACGTGCAGGTATGGCCGGAACGGGCGGGGCAGAACGTCCACCGGCAGGGCAGCGACCGTAGCCAACACGACGTATTGCTGGAACCGGGCGTTCGCCTGTCGCCCGCTGAGATTGCAGTAGCCGCCACCGTAGGCAAAGCGGAGGTGCAGGTGAGCCACATGCCGCGGGTAGCGCTGATCGCAACCGGCGATGAGTTAGTCGAGGTGACGCAAGCGCCCGCCCCCCACCAGATTCGCCAGTCGAACAGTCATGCTTTGCAAGCGGCATTGCATCAAGAAGGGATCGGTGCGGAACGCTACCACTTGCGCGACGATTATGACGCGCTGAAGACGCAGCTTCGGGCGTTGCTGGAGGCGCACGACCTGCTGATCCTGAGCGGCGGCGTCTCGAAAGGAACGTCTGATTTTGTGCCCGATGTGTTGGCCGACCTGGGTGTGCAGCGGCATTTTCATCGCCTTGCGCAACGGCCCGGGCAGCCGATCTGGTTCGGTACCACTGCTTCCGGTAAGGTGGTGTTTGCCCTGCCGGGCAACCCGGTTTCTACATTTTTCTGTTTTTACCGCTACGTGCGGCCGTGGCTCTACCGTCACCTGGGCGTAGATTTTCCGACCGAATACGCCCAACTGACGGTGGAAGTCTCGTTCAAACCAGCCTTGACCTACCTGCTTCCGGTACGGGTAAACAGCAGTCCGAACGGTGTACTGCTGGCTGTGCCACTGGCGGGGCAGGGGTCGGGCGATCTGGCGAATCTATCACAATGCGACGGCTTCCTGGAGTTACCGCCCGATCAGGATACGTTTCCGGCGGGTGCCAGCTTTCCGTTCTTTCGATTTCGGCGGTTATAA